TCGCGACCAATACGGTGGCCGTGAGCAAATCGTCTGCACGGCCTGCGGCCAAGCGCGCGATAAGGTCTGCGGTGGCAGGCGCAATGACCACTGCATCCGCATGCTGTCCTACGTTGACGTGCTGCACCTCATCCACGGCCTCAAACACGCTCGTGGAGACAGGATGGCCAGATAGAGCCTCAAACGTAGCCGCGCCCACGAAGTTCAGTGCACTTTCCGTCGGGACAACGCGGACATCATCGCCCGCTTCCTTGAGATTGCGCACAAGGTGGCACGCCTTGTAGGCAGCGATGCCGCCAGCGACGCCCAGAACAATATTGCGAGAGGTATCTTTATCAGTCACACCGCACGATGGTACCTGCCGACATAGAGAAAGGCTCCACCCGCCGCGACCAAGAGGTGCACCCCAAACCGGGGATACACGTCTGTGGCGGCACGTGGAGCCTTAAAGCTATTACACGCTTTGTGCTAGCTACTTACCTTCCTCGTGGTCAAGCAGGCCAGCATCAATCTCGCGCAATGCGATGGACAAAGGCTTTTCGCCTGGCTCTGGGGTAACCAGCGGGCCTACGAACTCGAAGACACCTTCATCCTGCTCTTGGTAGTAGCTATTGATCTGGCGTGCGCGCTTAGCGGCAAAGATGACCAAAGCGTACTTAGAGGAAACCTTGTCCAAAAGCTCATCGATCGGGGGATCAGTAATGCCGATCGGATCATCAAATACTGGTTCCGCCTTTGCGGCTTCAGTGTTAGAAGGGGTGGTCACGTTAGTCACATGCACCTTTACATTGATTGAAGATGGTCAAAAAGGAGGTCTATGCCCGCAGGATATCACTAATGGCAGATACTGCCTCGTCCAGATCCTCGTTCACAACGACGTGATCGAACTCGTCCTGTGCGGCTAGTTCCTCATGCGCAGTTTGCAACCTACGGTCAATGACGTCTTGCGGCTCGGTACCGCGGCCGGTGAGCCGCTCCACAAGTACCTCCCATGACGGGGGTGCCAAAAAGACCAGGTCTGCCTCCGGCAGCGCTTTCTTAACACTCCGAGCACCCGCGAGGTCAACCTCAACAAGTACTGGGCGGCCAGCGGCCAAAGCTTCCTCTACCGGCTGGGCGGGCGTTCCAGAGCGCTGCAATCCGCCGTGGATATCAGCCCATTCGAGCATCTCCCCGGCATCGATTCGCTGCTGGAAGGCTTCTGGGGTGACGAAGAAGTAGTCGACACCGTCCTGCTCCCCGGGGCGGGGCTGGCGCGTGGTCATAGACACGCTGAAGTACAGCCCCTCGACGTCACTGCGCAGACGCGAAACTACGGTGGATTTTCCCACTGCGGAAGGCCCCGCCAATACGACGAGGCGCCCGCGTGCAGTTGCGTCAGCCATGGTTGTGACTATTCGCCGTAGCCGAAACGCTCGAGGAGAGCACGACGCTGACGCTCACCCAGGCCGCGCAGACGGCGGGTCTGAGCAATCTCCAGGTCCTCCATGATTTCCTTAGCCTTGACCTTGCCAACCTTCGGCAGAGCCTCGAGGAGTGCAGAAACCTTGGTCTTGCCGATGATCTCATCGGTCTCAGCCTTTTCGAGCACGTCCTTCAGGTCGGTCTCGCCGCGCTTGAGCGCAGCCTTGAGCTCGGCGCGAGCCTTGCGGGCCTCAGCGGCCTTTGCGAGAGCTTCCTTGCGCTGCTCATCAGTCAACTTTGGAAGGGCCACGGGTTTCCTCCGATTCATTAGATTGATTCTGTTACGTCTAGTACTTGGTACCAGATTACGGCTGCCTAACGCAGTTTATACACCGCGGAAAGTCATCAATAACCTTCGAGCAAACCGACTTCTGGCAATCCTAGCACTGCTCATTGAACGGTGACGATTAACGGGTCCAAAAGCACGCCTATTTTAGCACGTCACCGCACATACCTTAAACAAAGTACCAGGTAAACGGCGCGGCCGTTAATCAGCCACGCCGCCCCTTTTAGTCCCGGAACTCCGCTGCCACCTGAGCAACTGCTTTGCGCAGGTCAGCGACGTCAGGACCTTGCTCCAGCACTGCTCGAGACACATTGGCGAATCCCAGCGATGGACGAGCAGAAACAATGCCGTGCACCTGCTCTGGGCCTGCGCCCTGAGCGCCAACACCGGGCAGAAGAACCGGGCCATTGAGCGCATCGAGGCGCGGCGGGTTGTCCAACGTCGCGCCGACGACTACGCCGACATCGCCAGGCTTGTTAGCCTTCTGCGCCTCGACATTGAACGCGGCGCATTCATCGACGACGCCCTGAGCGATAGTGCTCTCCTCGCCCACCGGGACCGATTGGATGGCACGCGCCTCCGGGTTGGAGGTAGCCGCCAGGACGAATACACCGCGGCCGGTTTCTTCGGCCTTGGTGAATACCGGCCCGAGTGCACCGACACCTAGATAGGGCGACACGGTCACAGAGTCTGCGCGCAGCGGCGAGCTATCGCTAAGCCACGCATCTGCGTAGCCGGCCATGGTGGAGCCAATATCGCCGCGCTTGGCATCGGCAACAGTCAGGCACCCCGCTTCGCGCAGGGCAGCCAGAACGTCTTCGAGGACTGCAAAGCCCTGGGAGCCAAAGCGCTCAAAGAAAGCAACCTGTGGCTTTACCAAGGCGGCGGTATCGCTAAAGGCTTCAACGCAGCGCAGGCTAAAGGTCCGCAGACCGTCAGCGGTAGGCTCCAGCCCCCACTTGTCCAAGAGATATGGGTGAGGGTCGATGCCGACGCACAGGCGTCCCCGCTCCTGACCGGCCTCTTCTAGCCGCTCGCCAAATCCTTTAGTTCTGTGGGCCATGCTCAAGCTCCTGGAGTGCGCGTACCTGGAGGTTGCCAATGCGCATCGCTTCGATGCCCTGGACAGCCGCGGTTACACCCTGCACGGTGGTCACCAGCGGGATTTCCATGTGCACGGCGGCGGCACGGATATCGTAGCCGTCGTGGCGGGCACCGGCGGAGCCGGCCGGGGTATTGAGAATCCAGTCGATCTCGCCGTTGAAAATCTTATCCACGATGGACTCTTCGCCTTCCTTGGCCTCAGAGACCTTGGCGGCAACCTCGCACTCGATACCGTTGCGGCGCAGCATCTGGGCAGTGCCGGCGGTAGCGACGATGTTGTAGCCCATGTTGGCCAGGCGCTGAATCGGGAAGATCAAGGTGCGCTTGTCGCGGTTGGCAACGGAAACGAAGACGGTGCCCTCCGTGGGCGGCACGGCAAAGGCCGCGATTTCGCCCTTGGCATAGGCCGCGCCAAAGTTGGTAGCCAAGCCCATGACCTCACCGGTGGACTTCATCTCTGGCGAGAGCAGCGTGTCGAGCAGGCTGCCATCGGGGCGGCGGAAGCGGTTGAATGGCAAGACTGCTTCCTTGACGGCAATCGGGTGCTCCAGCGGCAAAGAACCACCATCATATTCGGAAGGAATCATGCCTTCGGCGCGCAGATCCGCGATGCTCGAGCCCATCATGACGCGAGAGGCTGCCTTAGCCAGTGGTACGCCGGTGGCCTTGGAGACGAACGGGACGGTACGGGAAGCACGTGGGTTGGCCTCAATGACGTAGAGGATGTCATCCTTCAAGGCGAACTGGACATTCATCAGGCCCTTGACGCCAATGCCCTCGGCGAGCAAGCGGGTGGACCTGCGGACCTTTTCAATGTCTTCTGGTCCAAGGGTCATCGGTGGCAGCGCACAGGAGGAGTCGCCGGAGTGAATGCCAGCCTCCTCGATATGCTCCATGACGCCGCCCAAGTAGACCTCGTTGCCGTCGCACAGGGCATCAACGTCAATCTCGATGGCGGAGTCCAGGAAGCGGTCTACCAGAACCGGGTGGTCCGGAGACAGCTCGGTGGCACGCTCGATATAGTCTTCCAGCGCCTTTTCGTCGTAGACGATTTCCATGCCGCGGCCGCCCAGCACGTAGGACGGACGAACCAGTACTGGGTAGCCGATGGAGGAAGCAACCTCGCGGGCCTCTGCGAAAGAGGTGGCGGTGCCGTATTCCGGTGCTGCCAGTTCCGCCCCGTCAAGGACCTTGCCGAATTCGCCGCGGTCCTCGGCGGAGTCGATTGCTGCAGGGCTGGTGCCCACAACCGGAACGCCTGCCTCTTCCAGGCGGGCAGCGAGGCCCAGCGGAGTCTGGCCACCCAGCTGGACAATCACGCCAGCAACGTCACCGGAAGCGGCCTCCGCGTGGTAGACCTCCATGACGTCCTCAAAGGTCAGTGGTTCGAAGTAGAGGCGGTCTGCGGTGTCATAGTCGGTGGAGACGGTCTCCGGGTTGCAGTTGACCATGACGGTCTCATAGCCCTGCTCCGAAAGCTCGAGGGCCGCGTGAACGCAGGAGTAGTCAAACTCGATGCCTTGACCGATGCGATTAGGGCCAGAGCCCAAAATGATGACCTTGCCCTTAGAGCCTTCCGGTGCCGGGCGAACCTCGGTCTCGGCATCCGGGTCGAGCTCATAGGAGCTGTAGTGGTACGGGGTCTGGGCCTCGAACTCGCCGGCACAGGTATCTACGGTCTTGTACACGGGGCGAATACCCATGCGCCAGCGCAGACTGCGTACGCCATCCTCGCCATTGAATTCGGGGCGAAGGGCGGCAATCTGGGCGTCGGAAAGCCCAAAGACCTTGGCCTCGCGCAGCAGCTCCTCGGTGAGCACTGGGGCGTCGATAAGCTCCTGGCGGAAGGCCACCAACGTGGCCAGCTCAGCGATGAACCAGGGGTCAACGCCGGAAGCTTCGTGGACCTCGTCGATAGAAGCGCCAAGGCGAAGGGCCAGCTCGATGTCGTACATGCGGCCCTCGGTCGGGCGCTCCAGATCCTTGAGCACGGCCTGCAGGTCAGTAGCACGCTCGCCCGCGAAGTACTCATCCGGCTTGGTCCAGAAGCCATTGGGCTTGTTTTCCAAAGAACGCATGACCTTGTTCAGGCCCGCGATGTAGTTACGGCCGATGCCCATGGCTTCGCCCACGGACTTCATGGTAGTGGTCAGGGTGTCATCGGCGCCCGGGAACTTCTCAAAGGCAAAGCGTGGGGCCTTGACAATGACGTAGTCCAGGGTCGGCTCGAAGGCTGCCTTGGTCTCGCCGGTGATGTCGTTTTGCACCTCGTCCAAGGTGTAGCCAATGGCGAGCTTGGCCGCCAGCTTAGCAATCGGGAAACCGGTGGCTTTGGATGCCAGCGCGGAGGAACGGGACACGCGCGGGTTCATCTCGATGACGATGATGCGGCCGTCTTCCGGGTTAACCGCGAACTGGATATTACAGCCGCCAGTATCGACGCCGACCTCGCGGATGATGGCAATACCCAAGTCACGCATCTTCTGGAACTCACGGTCAGTAAGCGTCAGCGCCGGGGCGACGGTGACGGAATCGCCGGTGTGCACGCCCAGGGCATCGACGTTTTCGATGGAGGCGACAACCACGACGTTGTCATCGCCATCGCGCATGAGCTCGAGCTCGTATTCCTTCCAGCCCAGGATGGATTCCTCAATGAGCACGTTGGCCTCAGGGGATGCAGCCAAGCCGCCGCCGGCGATGCGGTCCAGGTCCTCATTATTGAAGGCCAGACCGGAGCCCAAACCACCCATGGTGAAGGAAGGACGGACAACGACGGGCAGGCCGAGCTTGTCGACGGTCTCGTGGACCTCATCCATGTTGTGGCACACAGCGGAGCGGGCGGACTCGCCGCCGATGGAGGCGACGATGTCCTTGAACTTCTGGCGGTCCTCGCCGCGCTCGATGGCGTCAATATCGGCGCCGATGAGCTCGATGCCGTACTTGTCCAGAATTCCTTGGCGGTCAAGCTGAACTGCAGCGTTCAGCGCGGTCTGGCCGCCCAGGGTAGCCAGCACGGCGTCGATGGGGTGTGCCTCTTCGCGCTCCTTGACCAGAATCTTTTCGATGTATTCCGGCTCAATGGGCTCCACGTAGGTGTGGTCCGCAAACTCAGGGTCGGTCATGATGGTGGCCGGGTTGGAGTTGACCAGCGTTACGCGCAGGCCCTCCTCCTTGAGAACGCGGCAGGCCTGGGTACCGGAGTAGTCGAACTCGCAAGCCTGGCCGATGACGATCGGGCCGGAGCCGATGACCAGGACGTGGTTGATGTCGTTGCGCTTTGGCATAGTTATTCTTCCTTTTCCTGGTTGTCTACTTATTTGGGGTGTGGTTAGCCATCAGTTCTTCAAACTGATCAAAAAGCGGGTTGGCATCGTGCGGGCCCGCCGCGGATTCTGGGTGGTACTGCACGGAGTAGGCCATGCCGTTGCGCAATGCCACGCCCTCTACAGTGTCGTCATTCAGGCAGATGTGAGTGACCTGCGCTGGGCCGAAGTCGGTGGCGAACTCGGCGTCGTCGCTGTTGAGGTCATAGCCTTCCGGCGCCTTCAGCGCGAAACCGTGGTTCTGGGAGGTGATGTCGATCTTGCCGGTCACGTTATTGCGCACCGGCACGTTGATGCCACGGTGGCCGAACTTCATCTTGTAGGTGTCCAGGCCCAGCGCGCGGCCCAGGAGCTGGTTGCCAAAGCAAATGCCGAAGAACGGAATCTTGGCTTCGAGCACCTGCTTGATGATGCCCACCATTTCATCGGCGGTAGCCGGGTCGCCCGGGCCGTTGGAGACGAAGACGCCATCCGGGTTATAAGACTTCACCTTGTCAAAGGAGGTATTCGCGGGCACGACGACGGTTTCGATGCCGCGCTGAGAAAAGTGGCGCGGGGTTGCGGTCTTCACACCCATATCGAAGGCAACGACGGTGTACTTCTTCTCCCCTACGGCCTCAACCGTGTAGGGCTCGTCAGTAGATACCTCCGCGGCGAGGTCGGCGCCTTCCATGGAGTCCTGGGACTTAACTTCCTTGAGCAACTCCTCTACCGGGCGCTGTGCAGCTTCGCCGGAGAACAGGCCGGCGGCAATGGAGCCGTAGTTGCGCAGGTGGCGTACCAAGGTGCGGGTATCGATGCCGCGGATGCCGATGACACCCTGCTTTTCCATCTCCTCGCTCAGGCTGCGCTCCGCGCGCCAGTTGGATACGCGCTGCGCGAGGTCGCGGATGACGAGGCCCGCAACCCAGATGTGGTTGCCGTGGGACTCATTGTCCTCGTCGTTCCAACCGGTATTGCCAATGTGCGGCGCTGCGGAAACCACAATCTGGCGGTGGTAAGACGGGTCCGTCATGGTCTCCTGGTAGCCGGTCATCGCCGTGGTGAATACGGCCTCGCCCAAGGTGGTGCCGGTGGCGCCAAAGCCATAACCGCGGAAGGTGCGCCCGTCCGCGAGAACGAGGATTGCTGGGGTTCTATCAGTCACGTCGTGGCCTTTCTCTGCCATATAGGTGGTCTCAGTGTGCAAGGTTAGTCTTCTTCGGAGGCTGCCAAGTCAAAAGTGACGGCACCTCGCAAAATGGTGTGGGTAACGCGGGCGCCAAATTCTTCGCCAGCGTAAGGGTTGTTTTCGGACTTGGAGGCCAGCTTCGAGGAATCAGAAACCCAGTGGTGGTCCGGGTCCACAATGGTCAAGTTGGCTGGCTCGCCCTCTGCGATGGGGCGGCCATGGCCCGGCAGGCGGGTGATTTCCGCGGGGCGCTCGGACATGACGCGGGCAACAAAGCGCCAATCGGCCAGGCCGGTTTCGACGAAGATCTTGGCGATGACGGCCAGGGAAGATTCCAGTCCCAACATGCCAGGGCGGGCATTTTCAAACTCCACGCACTTGTCTTCGGAGCCGTGCGGGGCGTGGTCGGTGGCAACACAGTCGATGGTGCCGTTAAGCAGTGCCTCGCGCAGGGCCTCGGTATCGCGCTGTTCGCGCAGCGGCGGGTTGACGCGGAAGAGGCCATCGTAGGTGCGCAGCTTGTCATCGGTCATCAATAGGTGGTGCGGGGTTACCTCGGCGGTGAGCGGAATATCCTGCTCCTTTGCCCACTTCAGTAGCTCCACGGTGCCCTGCGTCGAGGCATGGCAGATGTGCACGCGGTTGCCGTAGTCGCGCGCCAATAGGGCGTCGCGAGCCACGATGGATTCCTCCGCCACGCGCGGCCACCCGCGCAGGCCGAGCTTGGCCGCGGTCTCGCCTTCATGGGCGGAAGCACCGCCGGTCATGCGGTCATCCTCGGCGTGCTGCGCCAGCAGCACGTCCATGCCCTTGGCGTATTCCAGAGCTCGACGCATTAGCTGCGGATCTTGGACGCACTTGCCGTCATCGGAGAACATGCGGACCTTGGCGTCCGAGCGGGCCATCATGCCGAACTCAGTGAGGGTCTTGCCTTCCAGGCCCTTGGTAATGGAGCCCACCGGGTGGACGTCGCACAGCGCCAGTGCTTGGGACTTGGCCCATACGGACTCAGCGATGATCGGCTGGTCGGTCACCGGGTTGGTATTAGCCATGGTGAACACGGCGGTGAAACCGCCCTTGGCGGCAGCCTTGGAGCCGGTCTCGATGGTCTCGGTATCCTCGCGGCCGGGCTCGCGCAGGTGGACGTGCATATCCACCAGGCCCGGCAAGAGCACATTGCCCTGGCCGTCGATAACCTGTGCATCCTCGGCTTCTGCCGTGTTGCCGATGGCAGCGATGATGCCGTCCTTGACCACGACATCGGTGGGCTCGCCTTCGCCGTACAGGCGCACATTCTTAATCACAAGTGGGGATTCCGCCGGCGCGGAAAGGCGACCGGTTTCCGGGTAAGTAGTCATTGTCTCTCCCTAAAGTTGAGTGTGGGTCGCGGTTTTAAATGCCGGCGTTTTCGCCATTGGTCAGCAGGGTAAACAGCACCGCCATGCGGGCGTGTACACCGTTGTGCACCTGCTGGAGGACCGCAGTTTTGTCCAAATCTGCGACGCCGTAGTTAATCTCCATGCCACGCAGCATTGGGCCTGGGTGCATGACGATGGCGTCCTTGTGCATGGCCGCCGCGCGATCCTTGGACAGGCCAAAGAGGTTGGCGTATTCGCGGTGGGAGGGGAAGAAGCCGCCGTTCATGCGCTCTTGCTGTACGCGCAGCATCATGACGACGTCGGCGTCTGCGATTTCCGCATCAAAGTCATAGGACACGCGCACCGGCCAGTTCTCAACCCCAAAGGGCATGAGGGTGGCTGGGCCTACGAGGGTTACCTCAGCACCAAGAGTGGTAAGCAGATCTACGTTGGAGCGCACGACGCGCGAGTGCAAGCAATCGCCCACAATCTTTACCTTCAGGCCGGCAAAGCCTTCGTCGCTGTGCAGTCCCAGACGCTGGCGCATCGTGACGGCGTCGAGAAGCGCCTGCGTTGGGTGCTGGTGCGCGCCGTCGCCCGCGTTGATCACCGAAGGTCCCTTGCCGTTAGGCGCAACCCACTGAGCCAGCTGCTGGGGCGCACCAGAGGAAGGGTGGCGCATGATGATCGCATCGGCGCCGATGGCGGCCAAGGTCAGGCCCGTATCCTTCAGGGACTCGCCCTTCTTTACCGAGGAGGTGGAGGCGGACAGGTTAATAACGTCCGCGGACATCCACTTGCCGGCCGTTTCAAAGGAAGAGCGGGTGCGGGTGGAGTTTTCATAAAAGAGGGTATAGATGGTCCGGCCCCGCAGGGTCGGCAGCTTCTTTACCTCGCGGCCTTCGAGGGCCTCGCGGAAGCGATCCGCTTCATCCATCAGACCGATAATTTCGCTTCGGTCCAGCTCTGCCATATCGATGAGGTGCTTCATGGTTATGCCTCCCCCGTTTCGGAGCCACCTGCATTGGTTGAAGCGGCGGCTCGGGTCAATACGACCGCATCCCGGCCGTCAATCTCGCTGTTGTATACGGTGACATCTTCTTCTCGCGCGGTGGGCAGATTCTTTCCCACATAATCGGCGCGGATAGGAACCTCGCGGTGGCCGCGATCTACGAGGACGGCCAGCTGAATAATGTCCGGACGGCCCACGTCACTCAACGCGTCCAAGGCGGCGCGGATAGTGCGGCCGGAATACAGCACATCGTCGACCAAAATAACGGTGGCGTTATCGATGCCACCGGTGGGGATGGTCGTGGGTTGTAGCGCGCGATGCGGCTTACCAAGCAGGTCATCGCGATAGAGGGTGATATCGAGGGAGCCCCACGGGACTGCGACCCCGGAAAATTCTTCAATCTTGTGCGCTAGGCGCTGTGCAAGTGGCACGCCACCAGAGGGAATGCCAAGCAGAATGACCCGCGGTGCGTCCGCGGAATCGAGCGCCGTTTTTTCAATGATCTGGTGCGCGATGCGTGCAACGGTACGCGAAACATCATCGGAGCTTAAAAGCTCTAGCTTGTTCGCGGTAGCGTCAGTTCCACTCATCGTGACCTCCTTCCCCGCCTCACGGTGCGGTCTTTAAAGGATGCCGGTTGATGGTCTCAAAAATGTCTATGCTCTTAGACACAAAATACTCTAGCACCTTCCCCACCATTTGGGTGAGGGCGAAAAGAAGGAGGCACTTCACACAGTGAGTTTTTCCGCCGAACACATAGTCCCCGCCCCGCGCGAGCAGGTCTGGCAATGGCATACCCGCCAAGGCGCTTTAACCCGCCTGAACGCCCCCTATGCCTTCATGAAACCCATCCAGCAAGCGGAGAACCTCGGCGATGGCACCTCCATCCTGGGCCTTCCGGGCGGCCTGCGCTGGACCGCTCAGCATAAACTTTCCCAGTACCGCAAGGGCTATGAGTTCACCGATGTGTGCGTAAACTCCCCCATTCGCAAATTTGCCAAATGGCAACACCATCACACCTTTGCGGATCACCCGGACGGCACACTCATTCGCGATGAAGTTACTACCCGCATCCCTTCGGCGGCGCTGGAATCGGTCTTTGCTTATCGGCAGCACCAGCTCATTGAGGATTTTTCCTTTCTCCAGCGGCTTGCCGACGCCTCCTTGAACACCCAACCACTAACCATCGCCATGACCGGCTCCCGCGGCAGCGTGGGTACAGCGCTTACCGCACAACTGCGCACCGCCGGACACACGGTGATCCAGCTCGTGCGCGGCACGGCTTCCAAGGGCCAGCGCACCTGGCGCCCGGAGCACCCCGATCCCGACCTCCTGCGCGGCGTCGACGTCCTCGTCCACCTGGCAGGCGAGCCCATCTTCGGCCGCTTTAATGACGAGCACAAGGCCGCCATCCGCGACTCCCGCGTTGGCCCCACCGAGCGCCTAGCCCGTCTTGCGGGCACCACGGATTCCGTCCACACCATGGTTTGCGCCTCTGCCGTGGGCTACTACGGATCCGACCGCGGCGATGAGGTCCTCACCGAGGACTCCGCACCTGGCGAGGGCTTCTTGGCAGACGTGGTAGTCGACTGGGAGCGCGCCTGCGAGCCCGCCCGCGCCGCGGGCACCCGCGTGGTCAATATCCGTACCGGCATCGCCATGTCAGGCGGTTCCGGCCTCCTGCCACTGCTGCGCGCCCTCTTCTCCACCGGCCTAGGCGGCCCCTTCGGCGACGGTGAGTTCTGGTTCAGCTGGGTTGCCCTCGATGACCTGACAGATGCCTATTTCCGCGCCATCGTGGACGATTCGCTGGAACGCCCGGTCAATGCGGCCTCGCCTAACCCGGTGCTCAACAAGGACTTCGTCAAAGCCCTTGGCTCTGAGCTACACCGTCCGGCATTGCTTCCCGTTCCACCCTTCGGTCCCGCAATCTTGCTGGGCAAGGAAGGCGCCCAAGAGTTGGCCTTGGCGCAACAACGCGTAAGCCCTACGGTTCTACACAACATCGGGCATACTTTCCGCTACCCCACGATCGATACTGCTCTCGCGCACGAACTTGGCGGCGAGCGTCTATGGCAGTCCCACTAACTGGATGGGAACTTAGGTAAACTGGCAAAGGTTGACCTTTATCCCCGATTAGTACATGGATTGAGACTACTTAAGTGTCTGAAGAACCAACCCTGTATCCCGATACGCCGGTAGAGCCCGTAACTCTCGAGCGCATCGGCGAGATCTTTGCATCTGAGAACCTGGAATACCGCCTCGAAGAGCAGCCAGTGAGCGAGGAAGAAACCGTGCAGATCCTGCGCACGGGTTTCTCCAACGTCGCCATCGCCATGCAGGTGCGAGATGATGTGCTCGTGGCGGATTCCGTCTGGCGCGGCAACGTGCCTTCTTCTGAGGGCCCAACCCTG
The nucleotide sequence above comes from Corynebacterium tuberculostearicum. Encoded proteins:
- a CDS encoding TIGR01777 family oxidoreductase yields the protein MSFSAEHIVPAPREQVWQWHTRQGALTRLNAPYAFMKPIQQAENLGDGTSILGLPGGLRWTAQHKLSQYRKGYEFTDVCVNSPIRKFAKWQHHHTFADHPDGTLIRDEVTTRIPSAALESVFAYRQHQLIEDFSFLQRLADASLNTQPLTIAMTGSRGSVGTALTAQLRTAGHTVIQLVRGTASKGQRTWRPEHPDPDLLRGVDVLVHLAGEPIFGRFNDEHKAAIRDSRVGPTERLARLAGTTDSVHTMVCASAVGYYGSDRGDEVLTEDSAPGEGFLADVVVDWERACEPARAAGTRVVNIRTGIAMSGGSGLLPLLRALFSTGLGGPFGDGEFWFSWVALDDLTDAYFRAIVDDSLERPVNAASPNPVLNKDFVKALGSELHRPALLPVPPFGPAILLGKEGAQELALAQQRVSPTVLHNIGHTFRYPTIDTALAHELGGERLWQSH
- a CDS encoding YbjN domain-containing protein translates to MSEEPTLYPDTPVEPVTLERIGEIFASENLEYRLEEQPVSEEETVQILRTGFSNVAIAMQVRDDVLVADSVWRGNVPSSEGPTLLTVLNQWNQQHFAPTLRFFESAENNLAVSGVREINIAHGLSRNQIGAFVMSTLDSMLQSFAFVEEHYPQLVTWEEHNHD